A window of the Brachyhypopomus gauderio isolate BG-103 chromosome 14, BGAUD_0.2, whole genome shotgun sequence genome harbors these coding sequences:
- the tmem179ba gene encoding transmembrane protein 179B — MALQWLLLVELAWYVCCFVCGIITAASVTVSQGDFHGRCMLYGSVTFNSSDISVSWSSSPSVCYFVSAISVCVAIFCFSTTLYWVYTYFIDGELKRERIWMGITLAVCAVFLFFLVVTGCILKMGRIKLCESVLHVPNITRCDEAQSKPWKSPVNGSSFFSKLHNAEIAVWVNFFGWVIIAVLVVVQRRWGSDSRSQLEDPGASPSETEPFLKHPEWPQRTQ; from the exons ATGGCGCTGCAATGGTTACTGCTGGTGGAGCTCGCTTGGTAcgtctgttgttttgtttgcgGAATCATCACTGCTGCTTCAGTTACAGTCTCCCAG GGTGACTTTCATGGGAGATGTATGCTGTATGGCTCGGTGACCTTCAACAGTTCAGACATCAGTGTAAGCTGGTCAagctctccctctgtgtgttaCTTCGTATCAgccatctctgtgtgtgtagcaatTTTCTGTTTCTCCACCACTCTCTACTGGGTCTACACATATTTCATCGATGGAGAGCTCAAAAG AGAGCGAATATGGATGGGCATTACTTTGGCTGTGTGCGCAGTCTTCCTGTTTTTCCTCGTGGTAACGGGTTGCATCTTGAAAATGGGCCGAATCAAACTGTGTGAGTCGGTGCTCCATGTGCCCAACATAACCAG aTGTGACGAAGCACAGAGCAAACCATGGAAAAGCCCGGTCAATGGGAGCAGTTTCTTCTCTAAACTGCACAATGCTGAA ATTGCAGTGTGGGTGAATTTCTTTGGGTGGGTGATCATAGCTGTTCTGGTGGTGGTCCAGCGGAGGTGGGGCTCGGACAGCAGATCACAGCTAGAGGACCCGGGAGCCAGCCCTTCTGAAACTGAACCCTTCCTCAAACACCCTGAATGGCCTCAGAGAACTCAATGA
- the prox3 gene encoding prospero homeobox 3, with product MDSSSESFPQQTSQVYPFDLYRSPRESTSTGPHQSGGSPAPFSILSPLLHPNSTSQRWSGYRQRPCLFSELPSRTEVGGEDAELSGRRAAAGGARVSQYRFGERGRGVASEPGDWSQDLVRVKRLRVDNMARREGEVGREGYRGRGSVAPMARDERSGDERGRRKEIREGRQRQRRELKLQFEETRGRLLELQRKVWRAYGEQQTEEEKTGGGGEDDGVIDEVVEMFSEGEGDDHLTEELSPPLCSSAKNHECSLNGRADRFPDASVDVELNEGDMWLGCSLVQGDWEIAGGSEKFAQALKKELASVVARVIDRVVRLYAADPAPAPAAALLQGPLTSRSLAPNPAKKPRPSTAEHTVDQAEALPLVIKRPQDKRNPLPEGKPKSALIPQSNPSLPLLPLLPQPPLPTLMPPRNKDPFMPSCAPTPPALPLPLLHYTMQQLFARSLSTMPFHKDALSNEPFMEFRSHNLSFPPVPLLGQLNPPLSDRGRDEGMRAGGVGGLDGGEAALFLGSGASQEGLSPCHLKKAKLMFFYTRYPSSNTLKTYFPDVKFNRCVTSQLIKWFSNFREFFYIQMERFARQAAREGLAPARERALHLSRNSELFRILNMHYNKSNDYQVPDRFVEVSELALREFFAAIQSGRDADPCWKKSIYKIICKLDSPVPDSFRLPGCPMDPHRMV from the exons ATGGATTCCTCTTCGGAGTCTTTCCCGCAGCAAACGTCGCAGGTGTACCCCTTCGACCTGTACCGCAGTCCTCGAGAGTCCACCTCCACCGGCCCACACCAATCCGGGGGCAGCCCCGCACCTTTCTCCATCCTTTCTCCTCTTCTGCACCCCAACAGCACCTCCCAGAGGTGGAGCGGATATAGGCAGCGGCCATGCTTGTTCTCCGAGCTGCCGTCTCGCACGGAGGTCGGAGGGGAGGATGCGGAGTTGTCGGGGAGGAGGGCGGCAGCGGGCGGGGCACGCGTCTCCCAGTACCGATttggagagaggggaaggggcGTGGCCTCTGAGCCTGGTGACTGGAGCCAGGACCTTGTGAGGGTGAAGAGGCTTAGAGTGGACAACATGgcgaggagggagggagaggtggggagagaggggtACAGAGGGAGGGGGAGCGTGGCCCCGATGGCCAGGGACGAGAGGAGCGGAGATGAAcgggggaggaggaaggagatCAGGGAGGGGAGGCAACGGCAACGGCgcgagctgaaacttcagttcGAGGAGACCAGGGGACGGCTGCTGGAGCTTCAGCGCAAGGTGTGGAGAGCATACGGAGAACAGCAGACAGAAGAGGAGAAaacagggggaggaggagaagatgATGGGGTAATAGacgaggtggtggagatgttcTCTGAAGGAGAAGGTGATGATCATCTCACAGAGGAGCTCTCTCCTCCCCTGTGCTCTTCTGCGAAAAACCACGAATGTTCCCTGAACGGGCGGGCGGACAGGTTTCCCGACGCCTCGGTGGATGTAGAGCTGAATGAAGGAGACATGTGGCTAGGCTGTAGCCTGGTGCAGGGAGACTGGGAGATCGCAGGAGGCAGTGAGAAGTTTGCCCAGGCCCTCAAGAAGGAGTTGGCCAGCGTGGTGGCTCGGGTGATCGACAGGGTGGTCCGCCTCTACGCTGCAGACCCTGCACCAGCTCCTGCTGCAGCTCTGCTCCAGGGGCCTCTCACCAGCAGATCACTGGCTCCGAATCCAGCCAAGAAACCAAGGCCCAGCACAGCAGAGCACACGGTAGATCAAGCCGAGGCTCTGCCACTAGTCATAAAGAGACCCCAGGACAAGAGGAATCCCCTACCCGAGGGCAAACCCAAGAGCGCCTTGATTCCTCAGTCGAACCCCAGCTTACCGCTTTTACCACTCTTACCCCAGCCCCCTCTACCCACACTAATGCCCCCCAGGAACAAGGACCCCTTCATGCCGTCCTGCGCTCCCACCCCCCCTGCCCTACCCCTGCCACTTCTGCATTACACCATGCAGCAGCTCTTCGCCCGATCTCTCTCCACCATGCCATTCCACAAAGATGCCCTCTCCAACGAACCCTTCATGGAATTTCGCTCTCACAATCTGTCGTTCCCCCCCGTGCCTCTGTTGGGGCAGTTAAATCCCCCTCTGTCCGACAGGGGtagggatgaggggatgagagcGGGAGGTGTTGGAGGGCTAGACGGAGGAGAGGCGGCTCTTTTTCTTGGCTCTGGGGCA TCTCAGGAGGGTCTCTCCCCATGTCATTTAAAGAAAGCCAAGCTAATGTTTTTCTACACACGCTACCCCAGCTCCAACACATTAAAGACTTACTTCCCTGATGTCAAG TTCAACCGCTGTGTCACCTCTCAGCTCATTAAGTGGTTTAGTAACTTCAGAGAGTTCTTCTACATTCAGATGGAGCGGTTTGCGCGGCAGGCCGCCCGAGAGGGCCTCGCCCCTGCCCGGGAGAGGGCACTGCACCTGAGCCGCAACTCCGAGCTCTTCCGCATTCTTAACATGCATTACAACAAGAGCAATGACTACCAG GTGCCAGACAGGTTTGTGGAGGTGTCCGAGCTGGCCCTAAGGGAGTTCTTTGCTGCCATCCAGAGTGGGCGAGATGCTGACCCCTGCTGGAAAAAGTCCATCTATAAGATCATCTGCAAACTTGACAGCCCTGTTCCTGACAGCTTCCGCCTTCCAGGCTGCCCCATGGACCCGCACCGCATGGTGTGA
- the snx15 gene encoding sorting nexin-15 has translation MARKTKKEEYHRFFTVTDPRTHEKGHTEYKVTARFVSKKRPEDVKEVVVWRRYSELKKLHGELAYTHRNLFRRQEDFPSFPRAQVFGRFDEVVIEERRHAAETMLLFTINIPALYNSPQLKEFFKGGEVSRPLDPSSVSSSTSLPPPLIPLPTGTSELGAEEEAGREAPIQPQELESALGEQVLGEPEVAVEALSDMEGSPVQEKEKEDISIDQPSTVTRAESADSPTNQSEEFDLLFDSILEEHLDEAPPPLSDKELAMFDPCAKEDQPCGSPDHSELLSLELTNQDGTGCEEEAGYVAQATSELHVALEKEKEGEYSAAISRYRAAVDILMKGVKGEADPQQREAVKRRVAECLEHAERLLSVLTPTHQDNT, from the exons ATGGCTAGAAAGACCAAGAAAGAAGAATACCATCGCTTCTTCACCGTTACAGATCCACGCACACACGAGAAAGGACATACTGAATATAAAGTAACGGCAAGG TTTGTGTCAAAGAAGCGGCCAGAGGATGTGAAAGAG GTAGTGGTATGGAGAAGGTATTCAGAGCTGAAGAAGCTGCATGGAGAGCTGGCGTACACTCACAGGAACCTATTCAGAAGACAAGAGGACTTTCCTTCTTTTCCTCGGGCACAAGTATTTG GTCGGTTTGATGAGGTGGTGATTGAAGAGAGGAGGCATGCAGCAGAAACCATGCTTCTCTTTACTATAAACATCCCAGCACTGTACAACAGCCCTCAGCTCAAAGAATTCTTCAAG GGAGGAGAGGTGAGCAGGCCATTAGATCCATCTTCTGTCTCTTCTTCCActtctctacctccacctctcattCCTTTACCCACGGGCACCAGTGAACTCGGTGCTGAAgaggaggcagggagggaggCCCCAATTCAGCCCCAGGAATTGGAGTCCGCCCTGGGAGAGCAAGTATTAGGCGAGCCCGAGGTGGCAGTTGAGGCCCTCAGTGACATGGAGGGCAGCCCGGttcaagagaaagagaaagaagataTCAGCATAGACCAACCCAGCACAG TTACTCGTGCTGAGTCTGCCGATTCACCAACAAATCAATCAGAGGAGTTTGATTTGCTCTTCGACTCCATACTGGAGGAGCATTTGGATGAGGCACCACCCCCCCTCTCAGACAAAGAACTAGCCATGTTCGACCCATGCGCTAAAGAAG ATCAACCCTGTGGCTCTCCTGACCATTCTGAGCTCCTGTCCCTCGAACTGACCAATCAAGATGGCACTGGCTGTGAAGAGGAAGCAGGCTATGTGGCCCAGGCAACCAGTGAGCTGCATGTAGCCctggaaaaagagaaagagggagagtacAGTGCAGCAATATCAAGATACAGAGCAGCAGTGGACATCCTCATGAAAGGAGTGAAGG GAGAAGCAGATCCCCAGCAAAGAGAAGCGGTGAAGAGGAGAGTAGCGGAATGCCTGGAGCACGCAGAGAGACTGCTGTCTGTcctcacacccactcaccagGACAACACGTAG
- the fis1 gene encoding mitochondrial fission 1 protein: MDEIVTDVVAPEDLKRFEEKYKSELAKGSVSKETKFEYAWCLIRSKYSNDIVKGIQLLEDLVQKSPKDDQRDFLFYLAVANYRLKEYERALKYIRILLRNEPGNKQALDLEELINQALKKDGLVGMAIVGGIGLGVAGLAGLIGMAVAKSTKSAKS, encoded by the exons ATGGACGAAATTGTGACAGACGTCGTAGCTCCTGAAGATTTAAag AGATTTGAGGAAAAATATAAATCAGAACTGGCAAAAGGATCTGTGTCCAAGGAAACCAAATTTGAGTATGCATGGTGTTTGATCAGAAGTAAATACAGCAATGATATCGTGAAAGGCATTCAGCTGTTAGAAG ACCTGGTGCAGAAAAGCCCAAAAGATGACCAGAGAGACTTTCTCTTCTACTTGGCTGTTGCAAACTATAGACTCAAG GAGTATGAGAGAGCTCTTAAGTACATTCGCATCCTGCTGAGAAACGAACCTGGAAATAAGCAGGCTCTTGACCTGGAAGAACTCATCAACCAGGCCCTGAAGAAAG ATGGCTTGGTTGGTATGGCCATTGTTGGAGGTATCGGTTTGGGTGTGGCTGGATTAGCAGGACTTATTGGAATGGCTGTGGCCAAGTCGACAAAATCTGCAAAGTCCTGA
- the cldn15a gene encoding claudin-15a: protein MDPIVEVVALLLGFLGWVLVGVAIPNRYWKTSTVDGNVITTSTIYENLWMSCATDSTGVHNCREFPSLLALSGYIQASRALMIASVVLGTFGLVATLIGMQCSKAGGENYVLKGRIAGIGGVFFILQGLCTMISVSWYAFNITQDFFNPLFPGTKYEIGEGLYIGWCSGTLSICGGVCLVFACKSDTDEKPAYPYQVSRGTIYSASTSRRGAHSTYDKNAYV from the exons ATGGATCCAATTGTTGAAGTAGTAGCATTGCTGCTTGGTTTTTTGGGATGGGTACTGGTTGGAGTTGCAATACCAAACCGGTACTGGAAGACTTCCACCGTGGATGGGAATGTCATCACTACTTCAACAATTTATGAGAATTTATGGATGTCGTGTGCAACGGATTCGACAGGGGTGCATAACTGTCGTGAATTTCCCTCACTTCTTGCGCTCTCTG GATATATCCAGGCATCGAGGGCTCTTATGATCGCGTCTGTAGTGCTGGGTACATTTGGGCTGGTAGCAACTTTAATTGGAATGCAGTGTTCCAAAGCAGGAGGAGAAAATTATGTTCTCAAAGGCAGGATTGCTGGAATaggtggtgttttttttattttacaag GCTTGTGCACAATGATTTCTGTGTCATGGTATGCATTCAACATCACCCAGGACTTCTTCAATCCACTCTTCCCAGGAACAAA GTATGAGATAGGAGAGGGATTGTACATCGGATGGTGCTCTGGTACTCTTTCCATCTGCGGTGGAGTGTGTCTAGTGTTTGCCTGCAAGTCTGACACAGATGAGAAACc TGCTTACCCATACCAAGTGTCTAGAGGAACGATATATTCAGCATCAACGTCAAGGAGAGGAGCTCACAGCACTTATGACAAGAATGCATATGTCTGA